Below is a genomic region from Methanolobus sediminis.
CACTGTATATTCACCGCAACAGGGAGAGATGCCGTATGACAGTGTGCTTTTTTAATGTGAACTGCTAAGGCGGTTGTTTTCCCTCCAAGTCCCATTGGTCCTATTCCCAGTGAATTTATGTCTTCAAGAAGAGCTTTTTCTTCTTCGGTCATCTCATCAACTTTCTCAAGCAGGGCGGACTTAGCAAGTCTTGCAGCTTTATCAAATGAACCACCAATACCCACACCTACAACAACCGGAGGACATGGTTTTCCACCTGCGTTAAGAACTGTTTCAAGCACAACGTTGCGTATGCTGTCCTTTTCAGTAGGATTGAGCATTTTTATGGAACTCATGTTCTCAGAACCTGCACCCTTCGGTGCCACGGTTATTTTTATGCTGCTACCGTCCACAAGTTCGTATTTTATATCAGGAATCCCGTTTCCGGTGTTATTTCCACTGTTACTTCGGGTTAACGGATCAACAGCATTAGGACGTAATGGTATAGATGCAGTTGCTTTTCTCACACCCTCAAGAATAGCATCTTCCAGCCTGAAGTCCATTCTGGAATCACGACCGAGTTCTACAAAGAATATCAGTATGCCGGTATCCTGGCACATGGGCACCTTTTTCTTTGCTGCGATCCCTATATTTTTCAGGATAGCTTCAAGCTGCTCTTTTGCAATAGGAGACGTTTCCTCAGATGCAGCTTTTTCTAATGCATCAACAACATCCTGTGGCAGTACGGTCTCAGCCTCTTCTAGAATATTAACAACAGCAGATACAACAGTATCATAATCAATGGAACTTGACAAAAAAGATCACCTTTGGTGTGGTGCGGGAGAAGGGATTCGAACCCCCGAACGCCTGCGCGAGCAGATCTTGAGTCTGCCACCGTTGGCCACTTGGTTACTCCCGCACTTGAGATTAACGATACCAGTATTGCCGTATTTATTATAAATTTAACTGTTGCAGGATATGAACATCCAAATCTGTGAAAGTATACAACAAGTGATAATGATTGAAAGGAGCCTAATATAAACGGAAAAACAAACCTTGATTCAACAATTATAGATTAAGGTCGGAAGTATAAAAGAGGTGGCCAGCGAACGGAGTATTCGCTGACATTAGTTAAAAGGTTTTTTGATGCTTAGAGGTTAACTTATCCATTTCAGATAAGACCTAACAACTGTGAGATTTTAAGGATAACGTTTGCCACAGTATATGTGATGCTGTTCATAAGACCTACAGGTTCAATGACAATATCACCATTATCTTTTGCTTCAATGAAAGTTTCAAGCGGAGTTTCAGAATCCATTATACTTCTTACAGTGGCCTCACTGGTACCGATGATCATGGTAGCATCAAAATCATCATCTGCTGATACTTCTTCAAAGAGAGTTACATATGCGTCTTCAGTGACGGCTTTTATGTAAATTGTATTACCCGAATCATCCACGATGACAAGTTTTATCACTTCATCCCCAAGCAGACTTTTGAGAGAAGAAGACAGGTTCTCTGAATTTGCATTATATTCATTGACTTTTATTTCGAGATCACTGACTATATCCGCACTTGCTACCGGCATGAACAACATCAGTAGCATTAAAAGAATTATTATTTTTTTCATTTTGTCCCTCCCGTACAAAATAATCTCCTCATTAACAGAGCAATAGGTTAATGTGAACATTGTAAACCACATAATGTCACAGATAACTGAAAAATGAATAACATACCAGTGTACGAAAATCTATTATTTCCAGCCATTAGATCACCCATTAATTGTACATATAATATATTGAATACAATTATAGTTATAGTTGTCTGTAACCTGATATGCAAGAATATTTTTTGCAGGAAAACAGTTTTAAGAACATAAGCATAATTGCATCTTCAATAGGGTGATTTCTAATGGGCGAGATTGTAGTAAGCGATGCCATGAGGGACTATTTTGAAGAGCTTGAGTCCAATCTCCACAAAGAAATAGAAATCGCCAATCGCGCACGTTCTAAAGGCAAAGACCCTAAACCGCATATTGAAATTCCACTTGCAAAAGACCTTGCAGACAGGGTAGAGAATCTCATAGGCGTAAAAGGGGTTGCAGAGCAGATCCGTATATTTGACGAAACGATGTCACGTGAAGAAGGAGCTCTTGCTATCGGAAAAGCCGTTGCTGAGGGTGCTGTCGGTACATTTGATTCAAAGGAAGAAGCAATTGAAGCCGCTATCCGTGTGTCCGTTGCAATGCTCACCGAAGGTGTGGTAGCAGCGCCAATAGAGGGAATCGACAAAGTCACACTTGGAAAGAACGATGACGGAAGCGAATACATCAGGATATTTTACTCGGGACCGATACGCAGTGCAGGAGGTACTGCACAGGCACTGTCTGTTCTTGTAGGAGATTATGTTCGCCGTGCAGTAGGAATTGAAAGGTACAAACCACGAAAGGAAGAAGTTGAACGATACGTGGAAGAGATCCTGCTTTACAGGCGTGTGGCAACTTTACAGTATACTCCTTCCGAATCAGAGATCAGACTTATCGTAGAGAATTGTCCGATCTGCATAGATGGCGAACCCACCGAAGCCGAGGAAGTTGAAGGTTACAGGAACATGGACAGGATAGAGACCAACAGGGTTCGCGGTGGTATGTGTCTTGTGCTTGCAGAAGGTCTGGCACTGAAAGCCCCAAAGGTCCTGAAGCATGTTAATAAACTTGAGATGGATGGATGGGACTGGCTCAACACACTTATAGCCGGAACAAAAAGTTCAGGTGATGACGACGGTGGTTTTGTGGGTGTCAAACCCAAGGATAAATATCTACGTGACCTGATAGCAGGAAGACCTGTATTCTCTCACCCCATGCGACCGGGTGGATTCAGACTCCGCTATGGCAGGTCAAGAAACACCTCCTTTGCTGCCGCAGGAATAAGTCCTGCCAGCATGTATATTATGGACAGCTTTATCGTTTCAGGCACGCAACTTAAAGTTGAAAGACCTGGAAAAGCTGCAGGAATGGCACCTGTTGACAGTCTGGAAGGGCCAACTGTGAGACTGAGATCAGGCGATGTAATAAGAGTGGATGATGAACAGGAAGCTATCGAGATTCATCCTGAAGTTGAAACCATTATAGATATCGGTGAGATCCTTATTAACTACGGTGACTTCCTTGAGAACAACCATCCTCTTGTGCCTTCATCATATTGTTTTGAGTGGTGGATACAGGAATTTGAAAAAACAGTTGAAAATTCACCTTACTCAAGAGACGAACTTAAAGAGCCATCACAGGAACTTGCACTGGAACTAAGTGAAAAATACAATGTTCCACTACATCCTGCCCATACACACCTGTGGCATGACATATCGGTGCAGGAATACGAAACACTTGCATTATTTGTATCAGAGAATGGAGTTCTTTCCCCGGATTCAAAGGTACTTGAACTTCCACTTACCCTAACCAGAGATTCCGGAATAAAAACAATCCTTGAACATCTCCTTGTCCTGCACAGACTGAATGACGGGAAGATCATCATAGAAAATCCCTTGCCATTCATCAGATGTCTGGGACTGGACACAGACCTTCAGAAAAAATGGGCTTCTTTGCCGGAAGAACTTACAGAAACTGTACCGGTGGTCAATGAACTCAGTGGCCTTATTGTAAGAGAGCGCGCACCAATAAGAATTGGTGCAAGGATGGGACGTCCTGAGAA
It encodes:
- a CDS encoding fumarate hydratase, with protein sequence MSSSIDYDTVVSAVVNILEEAETVLPQDVVDALEKAASEETSPIAKEQLEAILKNIGIAAKKKVPMCQDTGILIFFVELGRDSRMDFRLEDAILEGVRKATASIPLRPNAVDPLTRSNSGNNTGNGIPDIKYELVDGSSIKITVAPKGAGSENMSSIKMLNPTEKDSIRNVVLETVLNAGGKPCPPVVVGVGIGGSFDKAARLAKSALLEKVDEMTEEEKALLEDINSLGIGPMGLGGKTTALAVHIKKAHCHTASLPVAVNIQCWANRHASVVLGGDE
- a CDS encoding DNA polymerase II large subunit produces the protein MGEIVVSDAMRDYFEELESNLHKEIEIANRARSKGKDPKPHIEIPLAKDLADRVENLIGVKGVAEQIRIFDETMSREEGALAIGKAVAEGAVGTFDSKEEAIEAAIRVSVAMLTEGVVAAPIEGIDKVTLGKNDDGSEYIRIFYSGPIRSAGGTAQALSVLVGDYVRRAVGIERYKPRKEEVERYVEEILLYRRVATLQYTPSESEIRLIVENCPICIDGEPTEAEEVEGYRNMDRIETNRVRGGMCLVLAEGLALKAPKVLKHVNKLEMDGWDWLNTLIAGTKSSGDDDGGFVGVKPKDKYLRDLIAGRPVFSHPMRPGGFRLRYGRSRNTSFAAAGISPASMYIMDSFIVSGTQLKVERPGKAAGMAPVDSLEGPTVRLRSGDVIRVDDEQEAIEIHPEVETIIDIGEILINYGDFLENNHPLVPSSYCFEWWIQEFEKTVENSPYSRDELKEPSQELALELSEKYNVPLHPAHTHLWHDISVQEYETLALFVSENGVLSPDSKVLELPLTLTRDSGIKTILEHLLVLHRLNDGKIIIENPLPFIRCLGLDTDLQKKWASLPEELTETVPVVNELSGLIVRERAPIRIGARMGRPEKSNKRKMSPAPHVLFPIGDSAGNTRKMEAAAGYISSLNSKVGQIRVEIGNRVCPACGTDTFLYRCDCGEFTVPKLFCPRCGISAQKEECPKCGSKTTCVKMQNINFKEIYQAAFAKVGERENIEVKGVKRMMSGTMTPEPLEKGILRAKHDLYTFKDGTVRYDMSDIPLTHIRADELGIKVEKLIGIGYTEDIYGNKLERDDQVVCLKVQDLVVSYDCGQYLLRTTKYVDDLLEKYYGEEPYYKAEKLEDLVGVMLMGLAPHTSAGVLGRLVGFTKASVGYAHPFFHAAKRRNCDGDEDCVMLLMDGLINFSRDYLPEKRGGKMDAPLVLTTRLDPSEVDKEAHNIDVCDHYPLEFYEASQKYTNPKELESTFDLISSRLGTPDQYEHFMYTHDTTDIAAGPLNSAYKTLGSMVEKMDAQLALADKIRAVDAPDVAERVLISHFLPDMFGNLRAFSRQGTRCLKCAAKFRRPPLTGICPKCGGRVILTVHEGAVKKYLEVSKKVAHNYNVSSYTKQRIDLLGLDMQSLFENDKSKQTGLLEFM